One region of Qipengyuania sp. SS22 genomic DNA includes:
- a CDS encoding methyl-accepting chemotaxis protein, with the protein MELSAIDARGASALDQIPAACGKVTVGCSDVAGIVQGVIDSFGHLRSEYVELQGTVTALDEDQRKVLEASDEARLLSERAIERLNDGSMLISNSLNEIGNLLSLVETLSQHVTGFAAAMDQVRRSSQEIDQIAETTNILALNATIEAMRAGEQGRTFAVVANEVKTLASETRKATEEIGRTIDTLGNEAEQVIEKIESGAEASVHAKDSVGSIEDTMRSVTELLTEVDGQQDLIARNTAKISDHVHRVQDVLGDFDGAVSDNENKLATAHDRMEGLELIASDMFDKLVKAGLSPQDSVMVEKAQGHAAQVVAAAEAAIAAGELTMEQLFDRDYREVPGTNPQLYRTGLSDWADANWRPINDDVSSEGRPVIMCSQSDTNGFLPTHVSEHSRPPTGDLAHDTQHCRNGRIMLYAIDKTAKTQTEPYMMAVYRQEGDGRNYLVVRNVYVPLVINGRRWGDFELAYSLD; encoded by the coding sequence ATGGAACTCAGCGCGATCGATGCCAGGGGGGCGTCGGCTCTGGACCAGATACCGGCAGCTTGCGGCAAAGTAACCGTGGGCTGTTCGGACGTGGCGGGGATTGTCCAGGGCGTTATCGATTCCTTTGGTCATCTGCGCAGCGAATATGTCGAGCTGCAGGGCACGGTCACCGCGCTCGATGAAGACCAGCGCAAGGTCCTGGAGGCAAGCGACGAAGCCCGGCTGCTGTCCGAACGCGCGATCGAGCGGCTGAACGACGGGTCGATGCTGATCAGCAATTCGCTGAACGAAATCGGCAACCTCCTGAGCCTCGTCGAAACGCTGTCGCAGCACGTCACCGGTTTCGCTGCGGCGATGGACCAGGTGCGCCGGTCGAGCCAGGAAATCGACCAGATTGCCGAGACCACCAATATTCTCGCGCTCAATGCCACGATCGAGGCGATGCGTGCGGGCGAACAGGGCCGCACCTTTGCGGTCGTCGCCAATGAGGTGAAGACGCTCGCCAGCGAAACACGCAAGGCGACCGAGGAAATCGGCCGCACCATCGACACGCTCGGCAATGAAGCCGAGCAGGTGATCGAGAAGATCGAAAGCGGCGCCGAGGCAAGCGTCCATGCCAAGGATTCGGTCGGCTCGATCGAGGACACAATGCGCAGCGTGACCGAGCTGTTGACCGAGGTCGACGGCCAGCAGGATCTGATTGCGCGCAATACCGCCAAGATTTCGGACCATGTCCACCGCGTGCAGGACGTGCTCGGCGATTTCGACGGGGCTGTAAGCGATAACGAGAACAAGCTCGCGACCGCGCATGATCGCATGGAAGGGCTCGAACTGATCGCCAGCGACATGTTCGACAAGCTGGTCAAGGCCGGCCTCTCCCCGCAGGACAGCGTCATGGTCGAGAAGGCGCAGGGTCACGCCGCACAGGTCGTCGCTGCGGCGGAAGCCGCGATTGCCGCGGGCGAGCTCACGATGGAGCAATTGTTCGACCGCGACTACCGTGAGGTACCGGGCACCAACCCGCAGCTATACCGCACCGGGTTGAGCGATTGGGCCGATGCCAATTGGCGCCCGATCAACGACGATGTCAGCAGCGAAGGCCGCCCGGTGATCATGTGTTCGCAATCGGACACCAACGGGTTCCTCCCTACGCATGTCAGCGAACATTCGCGCCCGCCGACCGGCGATCTGGCGCACGATACGCAGCACTGCCGCAACGGCCGGATAATGCTCTACGCGATCGACAAGACCGCCAAGACGCAGACCGAGCCCTATATGATGGCGGTCTATCGCCAGGAAGGCGACGGGCGTAACTACCTCGTGGTGCGCAATGTCTATGTGCCGCTGGTCATCAACGGCCGCCGCTGGGGCGATTTCGAACTGGCCTACAGCCTGGATTGA
- a CDS encoding AAA family ATPase: MTEPTRFEGTQAYIATEDLKVAVNAAVTLRRPLLVKGEPGTGKTVLAHEISKALDAPLIEWNVKSTTKAQQGLYEYDAVARLRDGQLGDERVHDISNYIRRGKLWEAFTAEQLPVLLIDEIDKADIEFPNDLLQELDRMSFDVYETHERIEAKERPIVVITSNNEKELPDAFLRRCFFHYIKFPDTETMREIIEVHFPGIQKTLVTKAMEIFYEIRDVPGLKKKPSTSELLDWLKLLLNEDMPIDVLQDANPNAAIPPLHGALLKNEQDVMMFERLAFMARRQS, from the coding sequence ATGACAGAACCGACCCGTTTTGAAGGCACGCAAGCCTATATCGCCACCGAGGACCTGAAGGTCGCGGTCAACGCAGCGGTGACGCTGCGGCGTCCGCTGCTGGTCAAGGGCGAACCGGGCACGGGCAAGACGGTTCTGGCGCACGAGATTTCCAAGGCGCTCGACGCGCCGCTGATCGAGTGGAACGTCAAGTCGACCACCAAGGCGCAGCAGGGTCTCTACGAATACGACGCGGTCGCCCGCCTGCGCGACGGCCAGCTGGGCGACGAGCGCGTCCACGACATCTCGAACTATATCCGGCGCGGCAAATTGTGGGAGGCGTTCACCGCCGAACAGTTGCCCGTGCTGCTGATCGACGAGATCGACAAGGCCGATATCGAGTTTCCCAACGATCTGTTGCAGGAACTCGATCGCATGAGCTTCGACGTCTACGAAACGCATGAGCGGATCGAGGCGAAGGAACGCCCGATCGTGGTCATCACCTCGAACAACGAGAAGGAACTGCCCGACGCGTTCCTGCGCCGCTGCTTCTTCCACTACATCAAGTTCCCCGACACCGAGACGATGCGCGAGATCATCGAGGTGCACTTCCCCGGTATCCAGAAGACCCTCGTCACCAAGGCGATGGAAATCTTCTACGAAATCCGCGACGTGCCGGGCCTCAAGAAGAAGCCATCGACCAGCGAACTGCTCGACTGGCTCAAGCTGCTGCTCAACGAGGACATGCCGATCGACGTGCTGCAGGATGCCAATCCCAATGCCGCGATCCCGCCGCTGCACGGCGCATTGCTCAAGAACGAGCAGGACGTGATGATGTTCGAACGCCTCGCCTTCATGGCACGCAGGCAGAGCTGA
- a CDS encoding bifunctional alpha/beta hydrolase/OsmC family protein, giving the protein MPTEKITIATDAGHELTGSLELPTGLVRGAALFAHCFTCTKQSRAAVSVARALAHEGIACLRFDFTGLGGSDGEFGRAGFATDVADLVAAAEELLVRFAQPILLVGHSLGGAAVLAAADDLGFDKVAAIATIGAPSDVPHVLQRIDGDLEAIRKEGEGEVTIGGRDFALSRDFLERVENIDLLEEVGRLKRPLLFLHSPTDAIVGIENASALFGAAKHPKSFVSLEGADHLLLDEADARFAAGMIASWASRYLPLRNDWPMPDKGVVVKTGHGKFGTEVHTKTHRFIADEPKSYGGDDSGPTPYDLLNAALGTCTAMTMKMYADGKGWPLEGATVEVTHERKHQDECDHVEAMQEGRPMQALIRHIELYGDKLTDDQRSRIIAIADKCPVHRTLESDLHVHTTGS; this is encoded by the coding sequence ATGCCAACCGAAAAGATCACTATTGCCACCGATGCCGGCCACGAACTGACGGGCTCGCTCGAACTGCCCACCGGGCTGGTACGCGGGGCTGCGCTGTTCGCGCATTGCTTCACCTGCACCAAGCAGAGCCGCGCGGCGGTCAGCGTGGCGCGGGCGCTTGCACACGAAGGTATCGCCTGTCTGCGCTTCGACTTCACCGGACTGGGCGGGAGTGATGGCGAATTCGGCCGCGCCGGCTTCGCCACCGATGTCGCCGATCTGGTCGCGGCGGCGGAAGAGCTGCTGGTACGTTTCGCGCAGCCGATTCTGCTGGTCGGGCACAGCCTTGGCGGTGCGGCGGTGCTGGCGGCGGCGGATGACCTGGGCTTCGACAAGGTCGCCGCGATCGCCACTATCGGCGCGCCCAGCGATGTACCGCATGTGCTCCAGCGGATCGATGGCGATCTCGAGGCGATCCGCAAGGAAGGCGAGGGCGAGGTCACGATCGGTGGCCGCGATTTCGCGCTCAGCCGCGATTTTCTCGAGCGGGTCGAGAATATCGACCTGCTCGAAGAGGTCGGGCGGCTCAAACGCCCGCTGCTGTTCCTCCATTCCCCCACCGATGCGATCGTCGGGATCGAGAACGCCAGTGCGCTGTTCGGCGCAGCCAAACATCCCAAGAGCTTCGTCAGCTTGGAAGGCGCGGACCACCTGCTGCTCGACGAGGCCGATGCGCGCTTTGCCGCCGGCATGATCGCTTCATGGGCGAGCCGCTACCTCCCGCTGCGCAACGACTGGCCGATGCCCGACAAGGGCGTGGTGGTGAAGACCGGCCATGGCAAGTTCGGCACCGAGGTTCATACCAAGACCCATCGCTTCATCGCCGACGAGCCCAAGAGCTATGGCGGCGACGACAGTGGGCCGACGCCTTACGATCTGCTCAATGCCGCGCTGGGCACCTGCACCGCGATGACGATGAAGATGTATGCCGATGGCAAGGGCTGGCCGCTCGAAGGGGCGACGGTCGAGGTAACGCATGAACGCAAGCATCAGGACGAGTGCGACCATGTCGAGGCGATGCAGGAGGGGCGGCCGATGCAGGCGCTGATCCGCCATATCGAACTGTATGGCGATAAGCTCACCGACGACCAGCGGAGCCGGATCATCGCCATCGCCGACAAGTGCCCGGTGCATCGGACACTCGAAAGCGATCTCCACGTGCATACCACGGGGAGTTAG
- a CDS encoding alpha/beta hydrolase codes for MNKLSLGLLTAAAGVLGACSLPSPSLSLLASDCRGQFGAPDDVAPNDVFFMASNMADCRKDSLDFAIFRSDELSYGFVAPTGQGEEPWDAHRAKLLAEDQWLAALTDQIEQPGNEGRLLLYIHGYRSDFDDALDRTVTLRNLNAYSVPTVSVVWPSRKRYLSYLYDASSIAWSQGYIDQLLLTLVEKSDNITLVAHSMGGRALVGAIRRLNLAKPDKAAHVHRLILVSPDIDRHQVLRDNGSITELLKGGRSVTIYSSQEDLALRTSRSLHGYSRLGSSDCSYSVDYAERSLGRDGNCHLGPDLPGLSMVDTSAAVAEGGLRHGDVFDTCVGRADLAAVLNGEATPWRETVPPRDGRTGYRITHASYAAQQDDCPA; via the coding sequence ATGAACAAGCTCAGCTTGGGATTGCTGACCGCGGCAGCCGGCGTGCTCGGCGCGTGCAGCCTCCCCTCGCCCAGCCTGTCGCTGCTGGCGAGCGATTGCCGGGGCCAGTTCGGCGCGCCGGATGATGTCGCGCCAAACGATGTCTTCTTCATGGCCAGCAACATGGCGGACTGCCGCAAGGATTCGCTCGATTTCGCCATCTTCCGTTCGGACGAGCTGTCCTACGGCTTCGTCGCACCGACCGGCCAAGGCGAAGAACCTTGGGACGCACACCGCGCCAAGCTGCTGGCCGAAGATCAATGGCTGGCGGCACTGACCGACCAGATAGAGCAGCCCGGGAACGAGGGCCGCCTATTGCTCTACATCCACGGCTACCGCAGCGATTTCGACGATGCGCTCGACCGCACGGTCACCCTGCGCAACCTCAATGCCTATTCGGTCCCGACCGTGTCGGTGGTGTGGCCCTCTCGCAAACGCTATCTCAGCTATCTCTACGATGCCTCGAGCATCGCTTGGTCGCAGGGCTATATCGACCAATTACTGCTGACCTTGGTCGAGAAAAGCGACAATATCACGCTGGTGGCGCACAGCATGGGCGGGCGCGCGCTGGTCGGGGCGATCCGGCGGCTCAACCTCGCCAAGCCCGACAAGGCCGCGCATGTCCACCGGCTGATCCTCGTGTCGCCCGATATCGACCGTCACCAGGTCCTGCGCGATAATGGTTCGATCACCGAGCTGCTGAAGGGCGGCCGCTCGGTGACGATCTATTCCTCACAGGAGGACCTCGCGCTGCGAACCTCACGTTCGCTCCACGGATACAGCCGGCTCGGCAGCTCGGATTGTAGCTATTCAGTTGATTATGCGGAGCGCAGCCTGGGCCGCGACGGCAATTGCCACCTCGGTCCGGACCTACCGGGATTGAGTATGGTGGACACCTCGGCCGCGGTAGCCGAAGGCGGGCTGCGGCATGGGGACGTGTTCGATACCTGCGTCGGCCGGGCTGATCTGGCAGCGGTACTGAACGGCGAAGCCACCCCGTGGCGCGAAACCGTGCCGCCGCGCGATGGTCGCACGGGATACCGTATCACCCACGCATCCTACGCCGCGCAGCAGGACGACTGCCCCGCCTAA
- the parE gene encoding DNA topoisomerase IV subunit B, whose protein sequence is MSDDLFENTPTSSGDYDASSIEVLEGLEPVRRRPGMYIGGTDDRALHHLVAEVLDNSMDEAVAGHATRIEVRLEEGNRITIADNGRGMPVDEHPKFPGKSTLEVILSTLHSGGKFSGKAYATSGGLHGVGISVVNALSSDTRVEVARDKQLFAQSFAKGQTLGPLEQLGPTPNRRGTTVSFVPDIEIFGDRQFSPKRLFKLARSKAYLFAGVEIRWKCADSLASDDVPAEAVFKFPGGLADHLAEQIGSRECVTAEPFAGSQDFPDEAGRVEWAIAWPLYSDGSTSWYCNTVPTPDGGTHEQGLRAALTKGLRAFAELTGVKKAKELTADDVMVGAEVMLSVFIRDPQFQSQTKDRLTSPEAARLVENAVRDHFDHFLADNMDRGKALLGQVMERMDERLRRKQEREIKRKTATNAKKLRLPGKLTDCSGEGEAETELFIVEGDSAGGSAKQARARKSQAILPIRGKILNVASATADKIRANSEIADLTLAMGCGTRKDCDPENLRYDRIIIMTDADVDGAHIATLLMTFFFQEMTEVVRGGHLYLAQPPLYRLTAGKESRYARDDAHRAELEATVFKGKKVDVGRFKGLGEMNPAQLRETTMNPATRSLIRITLPPEFEDRAKVKELVDQLMGRNPEHRFNFIQNNAGDMDREMIDA, encoded by the coding sequence ATGTCCGACGATCTGTTCGAAAACACGCCGACCTCCAGCGGCGACTATGACGCTTCCTCGATCGAGGTCCTCGAAGGCCTCGAGCCGGTGCGGCGCCGCCCCGGCATGTATATCGGCGGGACCGACGACCGCGCGCTCCATCATCTTGTTGCCGAAGTGCTCGACAACTCGATGGACGAGGCGGTCGCGGGCCATGCAACGCGGATCGAGGTGCGGCTCGAGGAAGGCAATCGCATCACCATCGCCGACAATGGGCGCGGCATGCCGGTGGACGAGCATCCCAAGTTTCCGGGCAAGTCGACGCTCGAAGTGATCCTGTCCACGCTGCATTCGGGCGGCAAGTTCTCGGGCAAGGCCTACGCCACCAGCGGGGGCCTGCACGGCGTCGGCATTTCGGTGGTGAACGCGCTGTCGAGCGATACGCGGGTCGAAGTGGCGCGCGACAAGCAGCTGTTCGCGCAGAGTTTTGCCAAGGGGCAGACGCTCGGGCCGCTCGAACAACTCGGGCCGACGCCCAATCGCCGCGGCACGACGGTCAGCTTCGTCCCCGACATCGAGATTTTCGGCGACCGCCAGTTCAGCCCCAAGCGCCTGTTCAAGCTGGCGCGGTCGAAAGCCTATCTCTTCGCGGGAGTCGAAATCCGCTGGAAATGCGCGGACAGCCTCGCGAGCGATGACGTCCCCGCCGAAGCGGTGTTCAAATTCCCCGGCGGTCTCGCCGATCATCTGGCCGAGCAGATCGGGTCGCGCGAATGCGTCACCGCCGAACCCTTTGCCGGCAGCCAGGACTTTCCCGATGAGGCGGGCCGCGTCGAATGGGCGATTGCCTGGCCGCTCTATTCGGACGGCTCGACCAGCTGGTATTGCAACACCGTGCCCACGCCCGATGGCGGCACGCACGAACAGGGCCTGCGCGCCGCGCTGACCAAGGGGCTGCGCGCCTTCGCCGAACTGACGGGGGTGAAGAAGGCCAAGGAGCTGACCGCCGACGATGTCATGGTCGGCGCGGAGGTCATGCTCAGCGTCTTCATCCGCGATCCGCAGTTCCAGTCGCAGACCAAGGACCGGCTGACCTCGCCCGAAGCCGCGCGGCTCGTCGAGAACGCGGTGCGCGACCATTTCGACCATTTCCTCGCCGACAATATGGACCGCGGCAAGGCACTGCTAGGCCAAGTGATGGAGCGGATGGACGAGCGCCTGCGTAGGAAGCAGGAACGCGAGATCAAGCGCAAGACCGCGACCAATGCCAAGAAGCTGCGCTTGCCGGGCAAGCTCACCGATTGCTCGGGCGAAGGCGAGGCGGAGACCGAACTGTTCATTGTCGAAGGCGATTCGGCAGGTGGCAGCGCCAAGCAGGCGCGCGCGCGCAAGAGCCAGGCGATCCTGCCGATCCGCGGCAAGATCCTCAATGTCGCCAGTGCAACCGCCGACAAGATTCGCGCGAATAGCGAGATCGCCGACCTTACGCTCGCGATGGGCTGCGGCACGCGCAAGGATTGCGACCCGGAAAACCTGCGCTACGACCGCATCATCATCATGACCGATGCCGATGTCGACGGCGCGCATATCGCGACGCTGCTGATGACGTTCTTCTTCCAGGAGATGACCGAGGTGGTGCGCGGCGGGCATCTCTACCTCGCGCAGCCGCCGCTCTACCGCCTGACCGCGGGCAAGGAGAGCCGCTATGCCCGCGACGACGCGCATCGCGCCGAGCTGGAAGCCACCGTGTTCAAGGGTAAGAAGGTCGATGTCGGACGCTTCAAGGGCCTGGGCGAGATGAACCCCGCGCAGCTGCGCGAGACCACGATGAACCCGGCCACGCGCAGCCTCATCCGGATCACGCTCCCCCCCGAGTTCGAGGACCGCGCGAAGGTCAAGGAACTGGTCGACCAGCTGATGGGCCGCAACCCCGAACACCGTTTCAACTTCATCCAGAACAACGCCGGCGATATGGACCGCGAGATGATCGACGCCTGA
- a CDS encoding penicillin-binding protein activator, producing the protein MKRWTFDRRAMVTLGLAALLGACSVIPKAPERAGPVTPTPSAEPTQSLPTDETRHRIALLVPMSGRNGPVGQSIANATTMALLDTNAGNLRITTYDTAKGPEAAARQAIAEGNKLILGPLLGSNIPSVTAPARAADVPVISFSNDTGAAGPDVFIMGHIPEQSITRTVQYARTQGAQNFAIIAPDGEYGARAEDAVRRAVAAYGGAVVWTERFARGNTSIVSAAERLKAHGGYDTVLVADGARLAAQAAGVLNPGGGMTTRLLGTELWSGEGSVTRASALSGAWFSAVSDDRYKRFTDSYEARFGSQPYRIATLGYDAVLLTLRVARDWRPGRDFPAGALRSEDGFLGLDGAFRFDRSGLVERAFEVREVRDGAVVVVENAPSRF; encoded by the coding sequence ATGAAGCGCTGGACTTTCGACCGTCGGGCAATGGTAACCCTCGGGCTGGCAGCCCTGCTGGGGGCCTGCTCGGTCATCCCCAAGGCCCCCGAACGCGCTGGGCCGGTGACACCGACGCCTTCGGCCGAACCAACACAGAGCCTGCCGACCGACGAGACGCGGCACCGGATCGCGCTGCTGGTCCCGATGTCGGGCCGCAACGGCCCGGTCGGCCAGTCGATCGCCAATGCCACGACCATGGCACTGCTCGACACCAATGCCGGCAATCTGCGCATCACCACCTATGACACGGCCAAGGGCCCCGAAGCCGCGGCGCGGCAGGCGATCGCGGAAGGCAACAAGCTGATCCTCGGCCCGTTGCTCGGATCGAACATCCCCTCGGTCACCGCCCCGGCGCGTGCGGCGGATGTGCCGGTAATTTCCTTCTCGAACGACACCGGCGCCGCCGGCCCCGATGTGTTCATCATGGGTCATATCCCCGAACAATCGATCACGCGCACGGTCCAGTATGCCCGCACCCAGGGCGCGCAGAATTTCGCCATCATCGCCCCCGACGGGGAATATGGCGCGCGCGCCGAAGACGCGGTGCGGCGCGCGGTGGCGGCCTATGGCGGTGCGGTCGTGTGGACCGAACGCTTCGCCCGCGGCAACACCTCGATCGTCAGCGCGGCGGAACGGCTGAAAGCGCATGGCGGCTATGACACCGTGCTCGTTGCCGATGGCGCGCGACTGGCGGCACAGGCCGCTGGCGTGCTCAACCCGGGCGGCGGCATGACCACCCGGCTGCTGGGCACCGAATTGTGGAGCGGCGAAGGTTCGGTCACGCGGGCATCGGCACTGTCGGGCGCGTGGTTCTCCGCTGTGTCGGACGATCGCTACAAGCGCTTTACCGACAGCTATGAAGCGCGCTTCGGCAGCCAGCCCTATCGCATTGCGACGCTGGGTTACGACGCGGTACTGCTGACCCTGCGCGTGGCGCGCGACTGGCGTCCGGGGCGCGATTTCCCCGCCGGCGCATTGCGCAGCGAAGACGGCTTCCTCGGCCTCGACGGGGCCTTCCGCTTCGACCGCAGCGGGCTGGTCGAACGCGCATTCGAGGTGCGCGAGGTGCGCGATGGCGCGGTTGTCGTGGTGGAGAATGCCCCGAGCCGCTTCTGA
- the rsmI gene encoding 16S rRNA (cytidine(1402)-2'-O)-methyltransferase, whose translation MTDATPSEESLTPGLYIVATPIGNLGDITLRAADVLRRCDGIACEDTRVTGKLLKHLGISKPMWRYDDHSEHRDRTRLVESMHDRAVALVSDAGTPMVSDPGYRLVNDCRAEGIPVTALPGACAAVTGLALSGLPNDRFLFAGFLPSKDKARRETLEELAGVDSTLIFYETAPRLAKSLAAIEEALPEREVAVARELTKLHEEMRRGLPAGVRAYFDANPPRGEIVLLVGPPPESVASEEEAEIMLVAALRTMKASQAAGQVAKATGMDRKALYARAMALRSA comes from the coding sequence GTGACTGATGCGACCCCTTCCGAAGAGTCCCTTACACCGGGGCTCTATATCGTCGCCACCCCGATCGGCAACCTTGGGGATATCACGCTGCGCGCGGCCGATGTGTTGCGCCGCTGCGACGGGATCGCCTGCGAGGATACGCGGGTCACCGGCAAGCTGCTCAAGCATCTCGGCATCTCCAAGCCGATGTGGCGCTACGACGATCACAGCGAGCATCGCGACCGTACCCGGTTGGTCGAGTCCATGCACGATCGGGCAGTGGCGCTGGTCAGCGATGCGGGCACCCCGATGGTCTCCGACCCCGGCTATCGGCTGGTCAACGATTGCCGGGCAGAGGGCATTCCCGTCACCGCGCTGCCCGGGGCCTGCGCGGCGGTGACCGGGCTGGCGCTGTCGGGCCTGCCCAATGACCGTTTCCTGTTTGCCGGCTTCCTGCCCAGCAAGGACAAGGCGCGCCGCGAAACGCTCGAGGAACTGGCCGGGGTCGATAGCACGCTGATATTCTACGAAACCGCACCGCGACTGGCCAAATCGCTGGCGGCGATCGAGGAGGCTCTCCCCGAACGCGAAGTGGCGGTGGCGCGCGAATTGACCAAGCTGCACGAAGAAATGCGCCGCGGCCTGCCCGCGGGCGTGCGGGCCTATTTCGATGCCAATCCCCCACGCGGCGAAATCGTTCTGCTGGTTGGCCCGCCGCCCGAAAGCGTTGCGAGCGAGGAAGAGGCGGAGATCATGCTGGTCGCCGCTCTGCGCACGATGAAGGCCTCGCAGGCTGCGGGGCAGGTCGCCAAGGCCACCGGGATGGACCGCAAGGCGCTATATGCGCGGGCCATGGCGCTGCGCTCTGCATGA
- a CDS encoding YraN family protein, which translates to MTRQLAEKSGREGETRAAVWLRAKGWQVLDRRVKTPAGEIDLIAKRGGVVAFVEVKWRRKRADLDHAIDEYRLSRVAAAVEAVAHRYAENGEDIRIDVILLAPGSFPRHIPNAWQP; encoded by the coding sequence ATGACCCGCCAGCTGGCCGAGAAAAGCGGCCGCGAGGGCGAAACACGCGCAGCAGTGTGGTTGCGCGCCAAGGGCTGGCAAGTGCTCGACCGGCGGGTCAAGACACCCGCGGGCGAGATCGACCTGATCGCGAAGCGGGGCGGAGTGGTCGCCTTCGTCGAAGTGAAATGGCGCCGCAAACGCGCCGATCTCGACCATGCAATAGACGAATATCGGCTTTCGCGTGTCGCTGCGGCGGTCGAAGCGGTAGCGCATCGCTATGCCGAAAATGGCGAGGATATCCGCATCGACGTGATCCTGCTTGCACCGGGCAGCTTCCCTCGCCACATCCCCAATGCCTGGCAGCCGTAA
- the gshB gene encoding glutathione synthase, whose translation MTLRVAVQMDPLENINIAGDSSFALMLSAQARGFEVWHYDVATLAYESDGTPHGRITAHAAPVTVQRVEGDHFHAGDRRRIDLARDIDVVLMRQDPPFHLGYISSALLLDRLKGTTLVANDPREVVNAPEKMFVLDYAQYMPPTLVARHLDDLREFQKQHGSVVVKPLHGNGGKAIFRIDEKGTNLSALSEVFDQTWPEPHMVQPFLPEVSEGDKRIVLVDGEFTGAINRFPGEGEFRSNLAQGGHAEATTLTEREEEICAAMGPELKRRGLVFVGIDVIGGKWLTEINVTSPTGIVAIDKFNGTDTAGLIWDAIKRRHAEL comes from the coding sequence ATGACCCTACGCGTCGCCGTCCAGATGGACCCGCTCGAGAATATCAATATTGCGGGCGACAGCTCCTTCGCGCTGATGTTGTCGGCGCAGGCGCGCGGGTTCGAGGTGTGGCATTACGATGTCGCGACGCTCGCCTATGAAAGCGACGGCACCCCGCATGGCCGCATCACCGCGCATGCAGCGCCGGTCACGGTCCAGCGGGTCGAGGGCGACCATTTCCACGCCGGGGATCGCCGCCGGATCGATCTGGCGCGCGATATCGATGTGGTGCTGATGCGGCAGGATCCGCCCTTCCACCTTGGCTATATCAGTTCTGCCCTGCTGCTCGACCGGCTCAAGGGCACCACGCTGGTGGCCAATGATCCGCGCGAAGTGGTCAATGCGCCCGAAAAGATGTTTGTCCTCGATTACGCGCAATACATGCCGCCGACACTGGTCGCGCGGCATCTCGACGATCTGCGCGAATTCCAGAAGCAGCACGGCTCGGTCGTCGTCAAACCGCTGCACGGAAATGGCGGCAAGGCGATTTTCCGGATCGACGAAAAAGGGACCAACCTGTCCGCGCTGTCGGAAGTGTTCGACCAGACCTGGCCCGAACCGCATATGGTCCAGCCCTTCCTCCCCGAAGTGAGCGAGGGGGACAAGCGCATCGTCTTGGTCGATGGTGAATTTACCGGGGCGATCAATCGCTTCCCGGGCGAAGGTGAGTTCCGTTCGAACCTCGCGCAGGGCGGCCATGCCGAAGCCACCACGCTGACCGAGCGCGAAGAGGAAATCTGCGCCGCGATGGGTCCGGAGCTGAAACGCCGCGGGCTGGTGTTCGTCGGTATCGACGTGATCGGCGGCAAGTGGCTGACCGAAATCAACGTGACCTCGCCGACGGGCATCGTCGCGATCGACAAGTTCAACGGAACCGACACCGCCGGGCTGATCTGGGATGCGATCAAGCGCCGCCACGCGGAACTCTAG
- a CDS encoding DedA family protein — translation MHELIIRAIEQGGLIGIFLLMALENIFPPIPSEVIMGLGGVAVSRGTIDFWPLMIVGTIGSTAGNCVWYWLGDHWGRTRLEPFVDRWARWLTMEWEDVQRAQGFFQRHGPWVVFVFRFTPVFRTMISLPAGLAHMGLWRFLGFTFAGAFIWNLLLVESGRRLAVWLAESQEVLGWITLGLLGLTLAGYLWRVVTWKPRAER, via the coding sequence ATGCACGAACTCATTATCCGCGCGATCGAGCAAGGCGGCCTGATCGGTATTTTCCTGCTGATGGCGCTGGAAAACATCTTTCCGCCGATCCCGTCCGAAGTGATCATGGGGCTGGGCGGAGTCGCGGTTTCGCGCGGCACAATCGACTTCTGGCCGCTGATGATCGTCGGCACGATCGGTTCGACGGCGGGTAATTGCGTCTGGTATTGGCTGGGTGATCACTGGGGCCGGACCCGGCTCGAACCATTCGTCGATCGCTGGGCGCGGTGGCTGACGATGGAATGGGAAGACGTCCAGCGCGCGCAGGGGTTCTTCCAGCGGCACGGCCCCTGGGTCGTGTTCGTATTCCGCTTCACCCCCGTCTTTCGCACCATGATCTCGCTCCCCGCAGGGCTGGCGCACATGGGGCTATGGCGGTTCCTCGGCTTCACCTTCGCCGGAGCGTTCATCTGGAACCTGTTGCTGGTCGAAAGCGGCCGACGCTTGGCGGTGTGGCTCGCCGAATCGCAGGAGGTCCTTGGCTGGATTACGCTTGGCTTGCTGGGGCTGACGCTGGCCGGCTATTTGTGGCGGGTCGTCACCTGGAAACCGCGCGCCGAACGTTAG